In the genome of Methylophaga nitratireducenticrescens, one region contains:
- a CDS encoding radical SAM protein produces the protein MKPYKVAVNFEWTSKCNARCSMCPQGLIEHPQLMKEDIFYNSLGRINTDDVFRTVIAGYGEPTSHPKFMEYTSAIGDHPARFDMVTNGQLLDKKRIKHIDGKLELLMLSFSSIDPRVYKRVHVNLDHEKVKENIILAQKYLSNTQLGISLTPLVECIDTLPETISWLKKHGVKLLTMSPTLYNRAGAMSEHKQSTKNLRNIIDEYHLRSQELDFVPSIKDALKQKWKNKFKCSPRNSDLFIAASGDYLYCYNDIAHKHVLSNINLMSIRQVLLLREQTGLLLEICDQCNMLNRYKFRESLQVIKNKLLS, from the coding sequence ATGAAACCGTATAAAGTCGCAGTTAACTTTGAGTGGACAAGTAAGTGCAACGCTCGTTGCAGTATGTGTCCACAAGGCCTAATTGAGCATCCTCAATTGATGAAAGAGGATATTTTTTATAATTCCCTTGGTCGAATTAATACTGATGATGTTTTTCGTACTGTAATTGCTGGATATGGGGAACCGACTTCCCATCCAAAGTTTATGGAATACACCTCTGCAATAGGTGACCATCCTGCACGCTTTGATATGGTTACCAACGGACAGCTTCTTGATAAAAAACGCATAAAACATATAGATGGCAAGTTAGAACTTTTAATGCTGTCATTTTCAAGTATCGATCCTCGCGTATATAAGCGGGTTCATGTCAATTTAGACCATGAAAAAGTTAAAGAAAACATAATACTTGCACAAAAGTATCTCAGTAATACGCAACTTGGCATTAGCCTTACACCTCTCGTCGAATGTATCGACACCTTACCTGAAACGATTTCATGGTTAAAAAAACATGGTGTTAAATTACTCACAATGTCACCCACGCTCTATAACCGTGCGGGCGCAATGAGTGAACATAAGCAATCAACCAAAAATTTAAGAAATATTATTGATGAATACCATTTACGTTCACAGGAGTTAGATTTCGTTCCATCAATAAAGGATGCCCTTAAACAAAAGTGGAAAAACAAATTCAAATGTTCACCAAGAAACAGTGATTTGTTCATTGCTGCAAGCGGGGATTACTTATATTGTTACAATGACATAGCACATAAGCATGTGTTATCAAATATAAATTTGATGAGTATTCGACAGGTTTTATTATTAAGAGAACAAACAGGCCTTCTCCTAGAAATTTGTGATCAGTGTAATATGCTGAACCGCTATAAATTCCGTGAAAGTCTTCAAGTAATAAAAAACAAGCTATTGAGTTAA
- a CDS encoding sensor histidine kinase, with protein sequence MLIKSQLEARVFGDMVAEQLRVLTAQLDDGTYHENTLFTGWEFHIGEKSTNIAPEFAELEPGSHHTVSMGGSVYQVEVGEWNGSPVYLTYDITEWEAQEHAVLRMLLYGLFLVLIVAIVMGLSATRAILAPVQNLSRRLTDIEPGQTGLRIADDYVGTEIGQIASSFDKYQERLEKFVERERSFTAAASHELRTPLTVMMGALDVLSADTHSPASQRALERINRACTEMLAFIEATLLLSREESSQIYQDSPIDLVALIDQCLEDYADQIADNSVLIERNYVGSPQLFLPVNLVQITISNLLRNAIEHTHGGNIRIHLRDKEFSVSDTGEGIPADKLSQVFERSYSSKVGGTGLGLNIVRRICDRLHWTITLDSTLGHGTIVTVIFQQKERDGSTSL encoded by the coding sequence TTGCTCATCAAGTCACAACTGGAGGCAAGAGTTTTCGGTGACATGGTGGCTGAGCAGTTGCGGGTGCTAACGGCACAACTGGATGATGGTACTTATCATGAAAATACATTGTTCACCGGCTGGGAGTTTCATATTGGTGAGAAAAGCACAAATATTGCCCCCGAGTTTGCTGAGTTGGAGCCAGGATCTCATCACACGGTCTCGATGGGAGGTTCGGTTTATCAGGTTGAAGTGGGCGAATGGAATGGGAGTCCTGTTTATTTGACCTACGATATTACCGAGTGGGAAGCACAGGAACATGCTGTATTACGTATGCTTCTCTATGGTCTTTTTCTGGTATTGATCGTGGCGATTGTCATGGGTTTGAGTGCTACACGGGCTATATTGGCACCGGTGCAGAATCTGTCGCGGCGACTCACTGATATTGAGCCGGGACAAACCGGCTTACGTATTGCTGATGATTATGTCGGCACGGAGATCGGTCAGATTGCTTCCTCGTTTGACAAGTATCAGGAACGTTTGGAAAAATTTGTCGAAAGGGAGCGATCTTTTACTGCAGCCGCAAGTCACGAGCTACGCACGCCGCTGACAGTGATGATGGGCGCCCTGGATGTACTCTCGGCCGATACTCATAGCCCTGCGTCGCAGCGAGCGTTGGAACGTATAAACCGAGCTTGCACAGAAATGCTTGCCTTCATCGAAGCAACGCTTCTTTTGTCGCGCGAAGAAAGCAGCCAGATCTATCAGGACAGCCCTATCGATCTCGTAGCTTTGATAGATCAATGTCTGGAAGATTATGCAGACCAGATCGCTGACAATTCAGTGCTGATAGAACGTAATTATGTGGGCTCGCCACAATTATTTCTGCCCGTTAATCTGGTGCAAATAACCATTAGCAATCTGCTGCGAAATGCCATCGAGCATACTCATGGAGGAAACATAAGGATTCACCTCCGTGACAAAGAATTTTCCGTCAGCGACACAGGTGAAGGTATCCCTGCTGACAAACTGTCACAAGTGTTTGAGCGTAGTTACAGTTCCAAGGTTGGGGGCACAGGACTAGGACTGAATATCGTTAGAAGAATTTGTGATCGATTGCACTGGACTATCACCCTAGATAGCACTCTTGGTCACGGAACAATAGTAACAGTGATTTTTCAACAAAAAGAGAGAGATGGATCCACGAGCTTATGA
- a CDS encoding response regulator transcription factor produces the protein MKVLVIEDNRDIAANIADYLEPKGHVLDFATTGPHGLKLALSERYDVIVLDIMLPGLNGMEVCRRLRNEGSNDVPVLMLTARDQLDDKLEGFQAGADDYLVKPFSVKELEVRLQALIKRGSFHTPRTLIVGDLHYDPQTLAATRAGKLLELNPVQRKVLELLMRNTHRVVTREELEQHIWGDMLPDNDVLRMHIYSLRNVVDKPFATKLIHTIHGAGYRLVAEPSLP, from the coding sequence GTGAAAGTGCTAGTGATCGAAGACAACCGCGACATCGCGGCGAACATTGCTGACTATCTCGAACCCAAGGGACATGTGCTCGATTTTGCTACAACCGGACCACATGGATTGAAGCTCGCGCTTAGCGAGCGTTATGACGTGATCGTCCTTGATATCATGCTGCCGGGACTTAATGGCATGGAGGTATGCAGGCGTCTGCGGAATGAAGGCAGCAACGATGTGCCGGTGCTGATGCTGACAGCCCGTGATCAGCTTGACGATAAGTTAGAAGGGTTTCAGGCGGGGGCCGACGATTATCTTGTGAAACCCTTTTCCGTGAAGGAGCTCGAAGTGCGGCTGCAGGCACTGATAAAGCGTGGCAGCTTCCACACACCACGGACGTTGATAGTGGGCGATTTACACTACGACCCGCAGACTCTCGCTGCCACAAGAGCTGGTAAGCTGTTGGAACTCAATCCAGTGCAACGCAAAGTGCTAGAGCTGTTGATGAGAAATACCCATCGTGTTGTCACCCGTGAAGAACTGGAGCAGCACATATGGGGAGATATGCTGCCCGATAATGATGTGTTGCGGATGCATATCTATAGCCTGCGCAATGTGGTTGATAAACCGTTCGCCACCAAACTGATTCACACTATTCATGGAGCGGGCTACCGACTGGTTGCCGAGCCATCACTACCATGA
- a CDS encoding TolC family protein: MKKTYIQRLTTLTILVVLMTTPNLHAQELDHAPLTTTQNLNFTTLLEQTLAHAPEALETEVRTEQAQAMVDVGESWIAGRPSAQLDYIDDQMLSDLGERELTYGITLPLWRSGERNTMQARGQQYNAQVAAWQEAFTLSMAGRLRQVLADMQDADTLLATEQQATADARQLLSIAESLHSAGETARRDVLQARTLLLAQQRNELAAEAARVDAERNYQMLTGLTTRPAKPHVEIIQTTEEVSPEHPLLRLLRSDIDLAAAEIDKTELDALGSPTLSIGSRRQRAGNQNDYQDALALSVTIPFGGRAHVNASTSSARRNKVDADVRYLNTYRELNLQLHEVAHELFTLNESLPLSKEQAQLARQQWEMAKTAFVTGETDISQVVIALQQTRRSARDLEVITLRQARLITEFNQIVGVLP, encoded by the coding sequence GTGAAAAAAACGTACATACAACGCCTTACAACACTGACCATTTTAGTTGTGCTCATGACCACGCCAAATCTGCATGCTCAGGAACTCGATCATGCGCCACTTACCACGACTCAAAATTTAAATTTTACTACCCTGCTGGAACAAACATTGGCACACGCACCTGAAGCTTTGGAAACCGAAGTACGGACAGAGCAGGCGCAGGCCATGGTAGATGTTGGTGAAAGCTGGATTGCTGGCCGGCCAAGCGCGCAACTAGACTATATCGATGATCAAATGCTCAGTGACCTGGGTGAACGCGAGCTCACTTATGGCATCACTTTACCCCTGTGGCGATCTGGTGAGAGGAACACCATGCAAGCCCGGGGACAACAATACAATGCCCAGGTAGCAGCGTGGCAAGAAGCTTTTACTTTGAGTATGGCAGGAAGACTACGCCAGGTACTGGCAGACATGCAGGATGCAGATACTCTATTGGCAACAGAACAACAGGCTACAGCAGATGCTCGGCAACTATTGTCAATCGCTGAGTCCTTGCACTCTGCGGGCGAAACCGCACGGCGTGATGTTTTGCAGGCTCGTACACTGTTGCTGGCCCAGCAACGAAATGAACTGGCTGCAGAGGCTGCCCGTGTTGATGCTGAACGTAATTACCAGATGCTGACCGGTCTAACTACGCGACCTGCAAAGCCGCATGTCGAAATAATCCAGACAACCGAAGAAGTTAGTCCAGAACATCCTCTATTGCGGCTGTTAAGAAGCGATATTGATCTGGCAGCCGCCGAAATCGACAAGACAGAATTGGATGCACTAGGCAGCCCCACTCTCAGCATTGGCTCACGTCGACAAAGAGCCGGTAACCAAAACGATTATCAAGATGCCTTGGCACTCTCAGTAACCATCCCTTTCGGTGGTCGCGCACATGTCAATGCTTCCACAAGTTCGGCGCGCCGAAACAAGGTCGACGCTGATGTGCGCTACCTCAATACTTACCGCGAGTTGAACCTGCAACTTCACGAGGTTGCACACGAGCTTTTCACATTGAATGAATCTCTGCCACTCAGCAAGGAGCAGGCCCAGCTGGCACGTCAGCAGTGGGAGATGGCAAAAACCGCTTTCGTTACTGGCGAAACCGATATAAGTCAGGTAGTCATCGCCTTGCAGCAGACGCGCCGGAGTGCCCGTGATCTTGAAGTGATTACTCTGCGACAAGCCCGCCTGATTACTGAATTTAACCAAATCGTTGGAGTCCTGCCATGA
- a CDS encoding efflux RND transporter periplasmic adaptor subunit, with protein MSFFFRKKFIVAVLAIFSASLSAQEIVPINSEDVTRMGIVFAPAIPVDTSSGARYAATVVNSPDSAASLTTPWAGTLVSWNLIPGQSASAGTILATFSSPSILPLQNTWIDAVSALEGADFELRKDESLYTEGVISKQRLTKTRLLKQQAMSAERTARSHLAQGGFDRAKLEALRKQGSGLGEFYLVVQEDGVLSQRMYNVGSYVEAGQIIATLNAGTRRWISAQVPAKAAEALEIGHQLSIANSGETLTLRQKDLVIDSSNQTIKLLAEFDADTSFTTGQVLSLVLPPVGKGVLIPDRAVVHTGGETIIYVRTAAGIEARTLELQSIGTDYLASEGIAVGEEIVIQGTAVLKGIQLGLGGAE; from the coding sequence ATGAGCTTTTTTTTCCGCAAGAAATTCATTGTGGCTGTTTTGGCAATTTTTTCCGCATCTCTCAGTGCTCAGGAGATCGTGCCTATTAACAGTGAAGATGTAACCAGGATGGGGATTGTCTTTGCTCCAGCCATACCAGTGGACACGAGCTCCGGCGCACGATATGCCGCGACAGTCGTCAACTCACCGGACAGTGCTGCAAGCCTGACAACACCTTGGGCCGGTACACTGGTTTCATGGAACCTCATACCCGGACAGAGTGCAAGTGCGGGCACTATTCTCGCCACCTTCAGTAGTCCTTCCATCTTGCCACTGCAAAATACCTGGATCGATGCCGTCTCTGCTCTGGAAGGAGCCGACTTCGAACTGCGCAAAGACGAGTCTCTATACACAGAGGGCGTTATCTCGAAACAGCGTCTGACAAAGACCCGACTGCTAAAACAACAGGCCATGTCCGCTGAACGCACTGCGCGATCACATCTGGCACAAGGCGGTTTCGATAGAGCAAAACTCGAGGCGCTGCGCAAGCAGGGTTCGGGCCTGGGAGAATTCTATTTGGTGGTGCAGGAGGATGGCGTCCTGTCCCAGCGCATGTATAACGTCGGCAGCTATGTAGAGGCTGGACAAATCATCGCCACACTGAATGCAGGCACTCGCCGCTGGATCAGCGCTCAGGTTCCTGCCAAAGCAGCAGAAGCATTGGAGATTGGCCATCAGCTGAGTATTGCCAATAGTGGCGAGACATTGACGTTGCGCCAGAAGGACCTGGTCATCGACAGCAGTAATCAGACTATTAAATTGCTGGCGGAGTTTGATGCCGATACTTCCTTCACCACGGGGCAGGTCTTATCGCTTGTGCTGCCACCGGTCGGCAAGGGTGTGCTCATTCCTGACCGTGCGGTCGTGCATACTGGCGGGGAGACAATAATTTATGTGCGAACGGCTGCAGGGATTGAAGCACGTACTTTGGAACTGCAATCCATCGGTACTGACTATCTGGCATCCGAAGGCATTGCGGTTGGCGAAGAGATCGTCATTCAGGGCACCGCCGTTCTCAAGGGTATTCAACTTGGATTAGGTGGAGCTGAATAA
- a CDS encoding efflux RND transporter permease subunit — MLSSLIQWSLSQRLLVLLLSILLLGFGGRALLNIPIDAFPDISPTQVKIIIKAPGMTPEEVESLITQPVEVELLGIPFQTMLRSISKYALTSITLDFEDGTDIYWARQQVTERLSNVWDNLPGGISGGLAPMSTPLGDMFMFTIDNPSMTLEEKRFLLDWTIRPALRNVPGVADVNSLGGFVRTYEVKPLREAMRAMGIKLQDIADALSTNNKNDGAGRIDQGEEVILVRVEGAINGFEDISNTYVVNAEGDRIPLSEVARITTGSMERYGAVTADGGAEAVQGLVIGLRGANSREVVQGVKSRLQALQDTLPEGTQIRVFYDRTVLIESAVGTVSSALLEAVVLVIILLGLFLGNVRAALTVAVILPLSALFTFLMMGNMGMSANLMSLGGLVIAIGMLVDSSIVIVENIVSSLAHQRGTRRLPHLHIIYRAVRDVAAPVTSGIIIIVIVFLPLLTLEGLEGKLFGPVTITIVFALLGSLLLSLTLIPVIASFLVRSDAHAEPWLSRTLAKTYKPLLRKALLHPIVVLSAAGVLLAASFVVFPLIGKTFMPTMDEGDILIQLETIPSISLEANTRIVLQVERAILEEVPEVARIVSRIGSDEMGMDPMGLNETDIFLQLRPVEEWGVATKAELEQHLREVMDRFVGLNYGFTQPIDMRVSEMLTGSRGDVAIKLFGPDLTTLNALAQQIATQVETIPGAIDTFATLNEGAQYLQVSIDRIMAGRLGLDADALQLRLRAEIEGVNVGNVIEGSARIPLMLRYAAIEGDGLARLNDSFIDLPDGGKIPLSEIATVARVEGPILISRESGQRFSVIRTDVAERDLVGFVEDAQALIADNVELPDGYHLEWGGEFENQQRAAARLMLVVPLALALIALLLFLTFHSIKQTLIILSNIPFALTGGLIGLWVTGEFLSVPASVGFIALLGIAVLNGVVMMTYFNQLRAKGLDIATVVTEGALRRLRPVMMTATICAFGLVPLLLATGPGSEIQRPLAIVVISGLISSTLLTLFMLPIIYKAFHRPLNSSGDSV; from the coding sequence ATGTTGTCTTCACTGATTCAATGGTCACTCAGCCAACGGCTACTGGTCTTGTTGCTGTCAATACTGTTACTTGGCTTTGGTGGCCGCGCACTGCTCAATATTCCCATTGATGCCTTCCCCGATATTTCGCCGACACAAGTAAAGATCATCATCAAGGCGCCGGGAATGACCCCGGAAGAAGTAGAGTCACTTATCACACAACCTGTGGAAGTAGAATTGTTGGGCATCCCGTTCCAAACCATGCTGCGCTCCATCTCCAAGTACGCACTGACCTCCATCACACTGGATTTTGAGGACGGTACCGACATCTACTGGGCTCGCCAACAGGTCACCGAACGACTCAGCAATGTCTGGGACAATCTACCCGGTGGCATCAGCGGCGGACTGGCGCCGATGAGCACACCTCTGGGCGACATGTTTATGTTCACCATCGACAATCCATCCATGACACTGGAGGAAAAGCGCTTCCTGCTCGACTGGACCATTCGTCCGGCGCTGCGTAACGTGCCCGGAGTTGCTGATGTGAACTCGCTCGGCGGCTTTGTGCGCACCTATGAAGTCAAACCTCTTCGTGAAGCCATGAGAGCAATGGGCATTAAGTTGCAGGATATCGCCGACGCACTCAGCACCAACAACAAAAATGATGGTGCCGGACGGATCGATCAGGGAGAGGAAGTCATTCTGGTTCGCGTAGAAGGGGCGATTAACGGCTTTGAAGACATCAGCAATACGTACGTCGTAAATGCTGAGGGCGATCGCATTCCGCTATCAGAAGTGGCACGTATCACCACGGGTAGTATGGAGCGCTACGGCGCGGTTACCGCGGATGGTGGAGCGGAAGCCGTACAGGGCTTGGTGATCGGGCTGCGTGGAGCCAATTCCCGTGAAGTTGTGCAGGGCGTTAAATCCAGGCTGCAGGCGTTGCAAGATACCTTACCAGAAGGCACGCAGATCAGAGTCTTTTATGACCGTACGGTACTGATCGAAAGTGCTGTAGGCACAGTATCTTCTGCCCTTCTGGAAGCCGTGGTTTTGGTTATCATTCTGCTTGGTTTGTTCCTTGGCAATGTGCGTGCCGCACTTACTGTGGCTGTCATCCTGCCCTTATCAGCCTTGTTCACGTTTCTCATGATGGGAAATATGGGGATGTCAGCCAATCTGATGAGCCTGGGGGGACTGGTTATTGCGATCGGCATGCTGGTCGACTCATCCATCGTGATCGTCGAAAACATTGTGTCATCACTTGCGCATCAGCGCGGCACACGCCGACTGCCACACCTGCATATTATCTACCGTGCCGTGCGGGATGTGGCGGCCCCTGTGACCTCCGGTATCATCATCATTGTCATCGTGTTCCTGCCGCTACTGACACTGGAAGGGCTGGAAGGAAAACTTTTCGGTCCTGTAACGATAACCATCGTCTTCGCCTTACTTGGATCGCTGTTGTTATCCCTGACCCTGATTCCCGTCATTGCGTCATTCCTTGTCCGCTCTGATGCCCATGCTGAGCCTTGGCTGAGCCGAACCCTGGCAAAAACCTATAAGCCTTTGTTGCGTAAAGCACTGCTTCACCCCATCGTGGTTTTAAGTGCCGCAGGGGTTTTGCTGGCAGCCAGCTTTGTGGTGTTTCCACTGATTGGCAAGACCTTCATGCCCACCATGGATGAAGGCGATATCCTCATTCAACTGGAAACAATTCCGTCGATCAGCCTCGAAGCAAACACTCGCATCGTGCTTCAGGTCGAACGTGCGATTCTCGAAGAGGTACCGGAGGTTGCACGCATCGTCTCACGTATCGGTTCAGATGAGATGGGCATGGATCCGATGGGACTGAACGAGACTGATATTTTCCTGCAGTTACGTCCCGTCGAAGAATGGGGCGTCGCGACCAAGGCAGAACTTGAACAGCATCTTCGCGAGGTAATGGATCGTTTCGTCGGTCTTAATTATGGATTTACGCAACCGATCGACATGCGCGTATCGGAGATGCTCACTGGCTCGCGTGGTGATGTCGCCATCAAACTGTTCGGCCCCGACCTGACCACACTCAACGCCCTTGCGCAACAGATCGCTACGCAAGTGGAGACCATTCCCGGTGCCATTGATACCTTTGCAACACTCAACGAGGGCGCTCAGTATCTACAGGTGAGCATCGATCGCATCATGGCCGGGCGGCTGGGGCTGGATGCTGATGCACTGCAGCTTCGTCTGCGTGCAGAGATTGAAGGTGTCAACGTCGGCAATGTCATTGAAGGCAGTGCACGCATACCCCTGATGCTGCGCTACGCAGCCATTGAAGGTGATGGTCTGGCGCGTCTAAACGACAGCTTCATTGACTTGCCTGATGGTGGCAAGATTCCGCTTTCAGAGATAGCCACTGTCGCCCGTGTTGAAGGACCCATTCTAATTTCCCGTGAATCCGGTCAGCGTTTCAGTGTTATCCGCACCGATGTGGCAGAACGGGATCTGGTGGGCTTTGTAGAAGATGCACAGGCTCTAATCGCAGACAATGTCGAGCTGCCGGATGGATATCATCTGGAATGGGGCGGCGAGTTCGAGAATCAGCAGCGTGCGGCCGCACGTCTAATGCTCGTGGTGCCGCTCGCGCTTGCATTAATTGCACTACTGCTGTTTCTGACGTTCCATTCCATTAAACAGACGCTGATAATTCTGTCTAACATTCCCTTTGCCCTGACAGGCGGACTGATCGGTTTGTGGGTGACCGGTGAGTTCCTGTCTGTGCCTGCATCGGTGGGGTTCATCGCTCTGCTGGGTATTGCAGTATTGAACGGCGTGGTGATGATGACCTACTTCAATCAATTACGAGCTAAAGGTCTGGATATTGCCACGGTGGTAACTGAAGGCGCACTGCGACGGCTGCGTCCGGTGATGATGACCGCTACGATCTGTGCTTTCGGCCTGGTGCCACTGCTGCTGGCTACCGGCCCAGGTTCTGAAATTCAACGTCCACTGGCGATCGTCGTGATCAGTGGACTGATCAGTTCCACCCTGCTGACCCTTTTTATGCTTCCAATCATTTATAAGGCATTTCATCGTCCCCTCAACAGCTCTGGAGACAGTGTATGA
- a CDS encoding DUF3240 family protein, with product MNTSTHGQTTEEICILMLNIAPELEEDLVDYLLSIEQIVGFSSYTVYGHGQQQGLSVAEQVSGRRKRSQYELLVSAPTIPIILSGLAEAVGRGIVYWQQPVSNFGRIEY from the coding sequence ATGAACACGTCAACTCACGGACAAACTACCGAGGAAATCTGCATACTGATGCTCAACATTGCACCGGAACTCGAAGAAGATTTGGTGGATTACCTGCTTTCCATTGAGCAGATTGTGGGCTTTAGCTCATACACCGTTTACGGACATGGTCAGCAGCAAGGACTTAGCGTGGCAGAGCAGGTCTCGGGGAGGCGCAAGCGTTCGCAATACGAATTGCTCGTGAGTGCGCCGACCATACCGATCATTCTCTCAGGACTGGCTGAAGCGGTAGGACGTGGCATCGTCTATTGGCAACAGCCTGTCAGTAATTTTGGCAGAATCGAATACTGA
- a CDS encoding metallophosphoesterase family protein: MKRILHISDLHFGRLIPKVLSVLNQKITELSPERVIISGDLTQRAKTSEFIQAANFLDGLIPPYLITPGNHDLSTFRLHERFLYPWKKWQQFITADLEPTIATEAYKIIGINTARRVGYSADWSRGRINARQIKRIQDFFTTASPQKIRILVAHHPFWLPTGHQHRGLIGGAETAIQQFQQNGPDIILSGHVHLDYCHVHGGIIISHAGTTTSDRLLSGYPNSFNLLEVDPDKILVSRYHWSGNDFAYLTRQLFIKQTDGWYEQ, translated from the coding sequence ATGAAACGGATTTTACATATTTCAGATTTACATTTTGGGCGTTTGATACCCAAAGTATTGTCTGTACTTAATCAGAAAATAACTGAATTATCTCCAGAACGGGTCATTATCAGTGGTGATTTGACTCAACGAGCCAAAACCAGTGAGTTTATTCAGGCCGCAAATTTTCTTGATGGACTCATTCCCCCGTATTTGATCACCCCCGGCAATCATGATTTAAGTACCTTCCGTCTGCATGAACGGTTCCTGTATCCCTGGAAAAAGTGGCAGCAGTTTATTACTGCGGATCTGGAACCCACCATTGCAACCGAGGCATATAAGATCATCGGCATTAATACCGCCAGGCGAGTCGGTTATTCTGCTGATTGGTCCCGGGGACGTATCAATGCCCGTCAAATCAAACGTATTCAGGACTTTTTCACAACAGCGTCACCTCAGAAAATTCGGATTTTAGTGGCTCATCATCCTTTTTGGTTACCCACGGGTCACCAACATCGCGGTTTGATTGGTGGCGCTGAAACGGCTATTCAACAGTTTCAGCAAAATGGCCCGGATATTATTCTCAGTGGTCATGTGCATTTGGATTATTGTCATGTTCATGGTGGCATTATTATCTCTCATGCCGGAACAACCACTTCAGACCGATTACTATCCGGCTATCCCAATAGTTTCAATCTGCTTGAAGTTGATCCTGACAAGATTCTGGTTTCCCGTTATCACTGGTCGGGTAATGATTTTGCTTATCTCACCAGACAGTTATTTATCAAACAAACAGATGGTTGGTATGAACAGTAA
- a CDS encoding diacylglycerol/lipid kinase family protein, which yields MNSNPGFNSLPVFINKNGGNADKVIAALSSVSNVTVNILDVDELNAAVQKAVDKGLPRIVVAGGDGTLSLAAVIVVDSNTELAIIPGGTLNHFAKRLNIPLDIDEALQLALNGQAQPTSFAMVNQQLFLNTSSVGAYVHFVESREKLERHLPYLTASFIAAVRRLINFRRVSVHINDTKFLTPLVFIGVGERQLKLPDVGQNKRGGKQGLHFIVLRCSTRIAALTVAAQAMFRGVNPLSREQQLDNAVVERIEVNVRSRNKWLTVAVDGELVKLKSPLKYAFYQQGLNVVSLLEKDIES from the coding sequence ATGAACAGTAATCCTGGCTTCAATTCATTGCCTGTATTTATCAACAAAAATGGTGGCAATGCCGATAAGGTGATAGCAGCCTTGTCTTCAGTGTCTAATGTCACTGTCAATATATTGGATGTAGACGAGCTGAATGCAGCTGTTCAAAAAGCTGTTGATAAGGGACTTCCACGAATTGTAGTGGCTGGTGGCGATGGAACCCTGTCACTGGCTGCTGTAATCGTGGTTGACAGTAATACTGAATTGGCCATTATTCCGGGAGGTACGCTGAATCATTTTGCCAAGCGTCTTAATATCCCTCTCGATATTGATGAAGCATTACAACTGGCTCTCAACGGACAGGCACAACCGACATCATTTGCCATGGTGAACCAGCAGCTGTTTCTAAACACCAGCTCGGTCGGGGCTTATGTGCACTTTGTAGAAAGCCGGGAAAAGCTTGAACGTCACTTGCCCTATCTGACAGCGAGCTTCATTGCTGCTGTTCGACGATTAATCAATTTCAGACGGGTAAGTGTGCATATTAACGATACCAAATTTCTCACTCCTTTAGTCTTTATTGGTGTGGGCGAGAGACAGCTTAAACTGCCAGATGTGGGGCAGAATAAACGCGGTGGTAAGCAGGGGCTACACTTCATTGTGTTACGTTGTAGTACCCGGATTGCCGCATTAACTGTAGCGGCTCAAGCGATGTTTCGTGGTGTCAATCCACTTTCACGTGAACAACAGCTGGACAATGCCGTTGTTGAACGAATCGAAGTTAATGTCCGTTCACGCAACAAGTGGTTAACTGTCGCTGTTGATGGTGAACTGGTCAAACTTAAATCCCCATTAAAATATGCGTTTTATCAACAAGGCTTAAATGTGGTAAGCCTTCTGGAAAAGGATATCGAATCATGA
- a CDS encoding DUF4112 domain-containing protein: protein MKTKSRFVECLSWFLDESIPLPGGYRIGLDGFIGLIPGVGDFIGGLLSSVIIYKAHQLGVPRMILGRMIINMMIDTVLGAIPLAGDVFDFVWKANKRNAMLLNDYQQQPQKIYRKSLLENIVFIAVLLGILVLMIALIGWIIGLIVTAINS from the coding sequence ATGAAAACAAAAAGTCGTTTTGTTGAATGTTTAAGTTGGTTTCTGGATGAAAGCATCCCCCTGCCCGGTGGCTATAGAATTGGTCTCGATGGTTTTATTGGTCTGATACCGGGGGTCGGAGATTTTATAGGTGGCCTGTTATCCAGCGTCATTATTTATAAGGCTCATCAATTGGGCGTACCGCGAATGATCCTGGGCAGAATGATTATCAATATGATGATCGACACGGTTCTGGGTGCTATTCCGCTTGCCGGTGACGTGTTTGATTTTGTCTGGAAAGCGAATAAACGCAATGCGATGCTGCTGAACGATTATCAGCAACAGCCTCAAAAGATTTATCGCAAATCTCTGCTGGAGAACATTGTCTTTATTGCCGTGTTATTGGGCATTCTGGTGCTGATGATTGCGTTGATCGGCTGGATAATTGGTTTGATCGTCACAGCAATAAACAGCTAG